From a region of the Zingiber officinale cultivar Zhangliang chromosome 4B, Zo_v1.1, whole genome shotgun sequence genome:
- the LOC121977875 gene encoding protein LURP-one-related 6-like, with protein sequence MSEPGKLMPIISKAYCSSSPITLTVRQRPRVISGGGFVVMNSTQNAVFMVEGCSSLGAKGQLRLKDGHGGLLLSITKKESIVQSLSIRNRWDGYSIDCEGEKKFIFSLTDPKCPIGKEIKIKIEHQGATTKGCRQYFQVNGSFVHRTCSIEDHRGNIIAQLEAKGSNGRDWYNVTVQPGHDQAFVIGVLAVLDNIHGESTRC encoded by the exons ATGAGCGAACCAGGCAAACTGATGCCCATCATCAGCAAAGCCTACTGTTCCTCCTCACCGATCACCTTGACGGTGAGGCAGAGGCCTCGCGTCATCAGCGGAGGTGGATTCGTAGTCATGAATTCTACTCAGAACGCAGTCTTCATGGTCGAAGGCTGCAGTTCCCTCGGCGCCAAGGGCCAACTGAGGCTGAAGGACGGCCATGGAGGACTATTACTCTCCATCACTAAGAAG GAAAGCATAGTCCAATCTCTAAGCATCCGAAATCGATGGGATGGATACTCGATCGACTGCGAAGGGGAAAAAAAGTTCATTTTCAGCTTGACTGATCCGAAGTGCCCGATCGGCAAGGAAATCAAGATCAAAATTGAACACCAGGGAGCCACCACCAAAGGCTGCAGGCAGTACTTCCAAGTCAATGGCTCTTTTGTTCATAGAACTTGCAGTATAGAAGATCACAGAGGAAACATCATTGCACAG CTCGAAGCGAAGGGATCGAATGGCAGGGACTGGTACAATGTGACGGTACAGCCGGGGCATGACCAAGCTTTTGTGATCGGAGTTCTTGCGGTCCTCGACAACATTCATGGAGAGTCAACCAGGTGCTGA
- the LOC121976151 gene encoding KH domain-containing protein At4g18375-like: MVEIGKRQQRDNDYEGKQQKKRLGYKDNTSDSELVVYRILCPVGVIGGVIGKSGKVINTIRKETHAKIQIVDPFPGADKRVITIYCYVREKNHIDIDEDVLEPLCPAQDALLKVHEAIVNVLDNSNDTERPYKHECHMLVPASQSANIIGKSGTTIKKLRSKTGANIQITSKDPANAAHSCAMSYDNFLQITGDAEAVETALTAISAIMYKFSPKEEISLDTSIPDLPPIIIPSDVPIIPAGSLYSHTDSLLSPGSVPPVIPASRFSSEISGFTDTTNVWPFLPSTVPIVPGYGAPTHSEDLVLQVLCPSDKIGRVIGKGGSTIKSIRQSSGATISVDDKKDDTDECIITVTSTESTNDVKSSAIEAVLLLQEKINDQDDNNANIRLLVPSKAIGCLIGKSGSIINDMRKSTKAIIYISKGKKPKNASSDSELVEVSGEVGRLRDALRQVVFRLREDSLKDKESNQNVHKDTNQNVPLHSSSLSVPQVLPENPPRAPLSYDHRVEAERGLGGFSGSSLYGYNTMPARDSYGSLSSYSSKSYGGGLPAYFDIVIPPGALSKVMGKGGTNLDNIRKISGAHVEVVDSKTSPFERVARISGTAEQKRTAENLIQAFIMST, encoded by the exons ATGGTTGAAATCGGAAAGCGCCAGCAGAGAGATAATGACTATGAAGGAAAACAACAGAAGAAAAGACTGGGTTATAAGGATAATACTAGTGATAGTGAGCTGGTTGTATATCGTATCCTTTGTCCAGTTGGTGTTATTGGTGGAGTGATTGGCAAGAGTGGTAAAGTCATAAACACCATAAGGAAGGAGACACATGCTAAAATCCAAATTGTTGATCCTTTTCCTGGTGCGGATAAGAGGGTTATTACTATTTATTGCTATGTTAGGGAGaagaatcatattgatattgatgAAGATGTTCTGGAACCTCTCTGTCCTGCTCAGGATGCATTACTGAAGGTCCATGAGGCTATAGTAAATGTTCTCGATAACTCTAATGACACTGAAAGGCCATACAAACATGAGTGTCATATGCTTGTGCCAGCAAGTCAATCTGCAAATATCATTGGTAAGTCTGGGACTACCATCAAGAAGCTGAGATCCAAGACTGGAGCAAACATCCAAATCACTTCAAAGGATCCCGCTAACGCTGCACATTCCTGTGCAATGAGTTATGATAATTTTCTTCAG ATTACTGGTGATGCTGAAGCAGTTGAAACAGCATTAACTGCTATTTCTGCTATCATGTACAAATTCTCACCCAAAGAAGAAATTTCTCTCGATACCTCAATTCCTGATCTTCCACCCATTATAATTCCTTCAGATGTTCCTATAATTCCAGCTGGCAGCCTCTATTCCCATACAGACTCTCTTTTGTCTCCTGGATCAGTGCCACCGGTCATACCTGCATCTCGCTTCTCATCTGAAATTTCTGGTTTTACTGATACAACGAATGTATGGCCATTCTTACCATCAACTGTTCCTATTGTTCCTGGATATGGTGCTCCAACTCATTCAGAGGACCTGGTCCTCCAAGTTCTATGCCCATCGGATAAGATTGGACGTGTAATCGGCAAGGGAGGGAGTACCATAAAGAGCATAAGGCAATCCAGTGGAGCAACTATAAGTGTTGATGACAAGAAGGATGATACTGATGAGTGTATTATCACAGTCACCTCTACTGAG TCGACCAATGATGTGAAATCTTCTGCAATCGAAGCTGTTTTGCTGCTTCAAGAAAAGATTAATGATCAAGATGACAACAATGCTAATATCCGTCTTCTTGTTCCTTCAAAAGCCATAGGATGCTTGATAGGAAAGAGTGGTTCCATTATAAATGATATGCGAAAGTCGACTAAGGCAATTATTTACATATCCAAGGGGAAAAAACCCAAAAATGCTTCTTCTGACTCTGAGCTTGTGGAG GTGTCTGGGGAGGTAGGGAGGTTGCGTGATGCACTTCGGCAAGTTGTATTTAGGCTCAGAGAAGATTCTTTGAAAGATAAGGAGAGTAATCAGAATGTTCACAAGGATACCAATCAGAACGTTCCTCTTCATTCTAGCAGTTTGTCAGTACCGCAAGTGTTACCTGAAAATCCACCTCGTGCACCGCTGAGCTATGACCATAGAGTAGAAGCTGAGAGGGGACTGGGAGGATTCTCTGGCAGTAGTTTATATGGTTACAACACAATGCCG GCTAGAGATAGTTATGGATCACTGTCTTCGTATTCATCGAAGTCTTATGGAGGAGG ATTACCTGCATATTTTGATATAGTGATTCCTCCAGGAGCCTTATCAAAAGTAATGGGAAAAGGAGGCACAAACCTTGATAATATCAGAAAG ATATCAGGGGCTCATGTGGAAGTTGTGGACTCAAAAACATCTCCCTTTGAACGAGTTGCACGTATTTCTGGTACCGCCGAGCAGAAGCGTACGGCAGAGAACCTAATTCAGGCTTTCATCATGTCTACTTAA